The genomic window GCCATCGTCGGTGAGGCGCCCGGGGCCAACGGCCACCACTTCGCCCTCTTGGGGCTTCTCTTTGGCGGTTTCGGGAAGGACAATCCCACTTTTGGTCATCTCTTCCCGCTCAATGGGGCGCACCACCACGCGGTCGCCGAGAGGTTGGAACTGCCGTGGCATACACCCTCCTTACACCCGTTTTAGCACTCGGCACCGCCGAGTGCTAAATTCTGATTTTTATGCTACCTAGGGGGAGGGGCGTTGTCAAGGGGGTGCCGATGGCGTTGACACCTGGGGGGATGACGACCTAGGATAGGGAGTGAGCCGAGGTAGCTCAGTGGTAGAGCAGCGGACTGAAAATCCGCGTGTCGTCGGTTCGACTCCGACCCTCGGCACCACGGCGTGCGCCCTGCTATCCTTCCGCTTTGTTCCGTCGTCTTGACGTTGTAGTCCCTCTTGGTTACCCTACCCCCTAGCACGGAGGCCCCATGAGCAGTGCGCTGTCCTGGGCCATGCGGGGAGGGTTGGCTCTCCTGCTGGTGATGCCCCTGGTGGTTACCTTCCAGACCATCTTTCCCTATGTGGTGGGCAAGTCCCTCTACGCCCGGGGGCTGATAGAAATCCTGGTTGCCTTATGGCTGGTGCTGGTGATATGGGACCGCTCCTACTTGCCCCAGCGCTCGTGGGTGCTGTTCGCTTTCTACGGGTATGTGCTTGTGGCGCTGATAGCGGGTGCCTTGGGGGTCAACTGGATGCGGAGCCTCTGGTCCACCTACGAGCGCATGACGGGGGTGTGGGATTTGATGCATTGGTTCCTGTTGGTGGTGGTGGCGTCGGCGGTGTTGCGCACGCCCCAGCAGTGGCGCTGGCTGTTGAACATCAACTTGGGGGTGGGGTTGGTGTTGGCAGTAGTGGCCCTGGGGCAGACTGTGGGGGTGCGCCTGCTCCCTACGGTGCTCCCGCGGTGCGATGTGGATGCCACTTTGGGCAACCCTTCCTATCTCGGGGCGGTGATGAGTGTGATGGTGCTGGTGGCGGTGGGAATGCTCGCTCAATCTTTCGCCCCAACGACGGAGGACGGTACCGCTCCCCCACCCAGTCCTTCTCCGCGCCGGAGGCGTGCACACAGGCCTCCCCAGGGGGCTTCGGCCCAGCAGCGATGGGGGGTGCTGGCCTTACGCCTGTTCTGGGGTGTAACAGCGGTGTTGTGTCTTCTGACGTTGTATCAGACGGGGACACGGGGGGGCATGTTGGGGTTGGTGGCCGGAGCGGTGGCGATGCCTTTGGGGGTGCTGTTGTTGGGGAACCGCAAGGCGCTGAAGCCGTTGGCCGTTGGGGGCGGTGCCCTGATCCTTGGGGTGATGGCCCTGTTCGCCCTGGATCGCAGTGTGGGCCTACCCTGGGCGCTCCGGTGTCGGGAGGCGACGGTGGGTGCCCGCGCCGCTGGGCTAGCGGAAGGGGTCCGCACTGGGGGGGCGATGGCCAACGCCAGCCTGGCCACGCGGGTGCTGTCGGCGGGGTATGTGCTCCAGGCGGTGCGGGAGCGTCCCTTGCTGGGGTGGGGGCCGGAGAACTACATCGTTCCCTTTACCCGTTTCGTGGAGCCCCGCTTCTTCCAGTACGGTGCGGAGGTCTTTGACCAGGCCCACAATAAGGTGCTGGAGGAACTGGCGACGAAGGGGATCGTGGGGCTGCTCTCTTACTTGGCCCTTTGGGGTGCGCTGGTGTGGGCGGTGGTGCGGCGGCGGCGTCCTCCACGGGAGGAGGTGCTAGCCTATGCTATCCTGGGGGCGTTAGCGGGGTACTTTGTGCAGAACCTGTTCCTCTTTGACACGCCGGGGATGATGCTCCAATGGGCCATCCTGGTAGGGTGGGTGGTGGCCCAGGAGCGCCCCCCTGCAGACACAGCAAGGCCCGCAGATGATACACCAAAGCCCCTTCTCTCCTCACCCCTTTTGCGGGGGGGTGTGGCAGTCCTCGTGGGCGGCGCTCTGGTCTTCTCCCTCATCTTTTTGAACTATCGGGTGTTTGACAGCGCTCGCTATGTGGTGCGGGCTGTGGCCGAGCCCCGTCCCATAGGGGAGCGCCTCGCTTTGGCCGAGAGGGGGGTTGAGACTTTTCCGCCTTTGGCCAACCTGGGGCGCGCCCTTGTCTTCGAGGCGTTTCTCTCCGAGTGGCCTCGCCTGCCCCCCGAGGAGCGCATGCGCGTCTTCACTTTCATTGTGACCCAGGGCGATCAGGCGCTCCAGGAGGATCCCCGGGATTTCCGTATCTTGGCCGACCTCGTGTACCTGTTGCAGATGACGGCGGGGGCGCCCGAGCAGGTGCAGCAGGTGGAGCCCCTTTTGCAACGGCTGCGCCACCTGGGGCCAGGGAGGCTGGAAACCCACCAACTCCTGGCCAACCAGGAGCTGCTGAAGGGCAACTACGAGGAGGCGTTGAAGATCGTGGATGCCTTTGTCGCACAGGCTCCTACTACGGCCAACCGCTTTGCGAGCATCCGCCGCGCAGCCGAGGAGGGGCTGAACAATCGCCAGGCGCAATGAGGGGTTAGGCGTCGGGCAGAAGTCGGCCCCCCTCGAGGCGAAAACGGGTGCACCCCGCAGGCAAGTCCTCCTCCCGCTGGGTGGAGGTGAGCACCACCTGCTCTGCCCCCTGCACCGCCTCCAGCAGGAGGCGACGCCGATGGACATCCAGTTCCGACAGGGCGTCGTCTAGGAGCAGGATGGGGGTCTCGTGCAAGGTGTGCTCCAGAAAGCGGGCCTCGGCCAGGCGCAGGGCAAGGGCCAGAGATCGGGCCTGCCCCCGCGAGGCGAAGGACGCCTCCCGCCCCTGCAGGCGCAAAAGAATGTCGTCCCGATGGGGGCCGACGAGGGTCTGGCCCAGTGCCCGTTCCCGTGGATGGAGGGCCTCCATCTGGCGGGCCAGGGTGGAGGCGATGGTCTCGGGCGCAAGAGGGACAAGGCCCTCCCCCGCCCACCGGTAGGACACCTCCACCCGCTCCATCCCCGCCAAGCCGCTGTAGGCGGCGGCGATGAGGGGGGCTAACCTTTGCAGGGCCGAGAGGCGTTGGGCCGTGATGCGCCCCCCTTCGGTGCACACCTCTTTGTCCCAGTAGGCCGTCTGGTCAGGGTCGGCTCCGGCCTTCAGCAGGCGATTGCGATGGGCCAGCAGGCGCTGGTAGCGCTGAAGGGCCAGCAGATACCGCCGGTCGGTCAGGGAGAGGAGGATATCCAGCCAACGCCGGCGCAGGGCGGGGGGGCCGAGTACCATATCTATATCGTCGGCCTGGAACAAAACCATGGGCGCTTGTCCCACTGCTTGACTAGCCGGACACACCACCCCATTGAGGCGCACCTGCTTCTGGAAGGGGCGGGCTGTCCCGCGGAGCCCTTCCCCCGACGGGCGCAGGAGCAGGTCCACCCGCATCGTGAGGCGTCCCCCATTGCGCCGTTGGAATGTCCCCTCCACATAGCCCCAGCCGTCCTCCTCCGCTGCCCAGAAAGAGAGCAGGTCTTGGTCGTGGGGGGTGCGGGGGGACTTGGTCAAGGCGAGCAGATACACGGTTTCTAAGAGGTTGGTTTTACCCTGGGCGTTCGCCCCCCAGATCAGGGTGAGGCCACGGGGGAAATCCACCTCCAGGGAGCGGTAGGTGCGGATGTTGCGCACCGAGAGGTGAATGAGACGCACCTTTTCCCCTTCTCCGCCCGATGACCCGTCGCTCCCTTTTATCGTAGCAGGCGTGGCGGAAGGCGGGGGGCTCCGCTTGTACGGCGCGGGGGTGTTTAAACGCAGGGCAAAGTTAAAACTGGAATTTTTTGTCTTCCGTCTAGACAAGTGCTAACCGAATGGATAGCATAATGGGATGTTGACATAAGGGGATGGGGATGCCCCTGGCCCAGGTGTGGGAAGCGGTTGTCCACTTGGTCGCCCCGGCCCGGTGCGTGGGGTGTGGGAGGGGAGGCCCTCTGCTCTGTCCCCTCTGCCTGGAGGCCAGCACGCCACTGAAGGAGCCCTTCTGCATCCGATGTGCCCAGCCCTTGCGGAGTCTATGGCAACGAATGTGTGGCATGTGCGGGCATCTGCAAGCTCTGGATGGTGTGCGTGCCCCTTATGTTCTGGAGGGGCCGATCCGCCGGGCGGTGCACGCCTTCAAGTATCGGGGGATATGGAGTCTAGGGGATGTGCTGGGGGAATTTCTCCTCCCCACAGCCCAGAGCATGCCCGTGCTTCCCCACGTGGTGGTGCCGGTGCCCCTGCATGCCCGTCGGCTCAAGGAGCGGGGGTATAATCAGGCCCTGCTTCTGGCACGGGTGGTGGCGCAAGGCTTGGGCATTCCCCTGGAGGAGGGGATGCTGGTGCGTCGGCGGGCCAGTGTGCCCCTGGCGCAGTTGGCCTCGGCACGGTTGCGTCGGGAGGCGGTGCGGGACGCCTTCGCCTGTACCCGGCAGGGCTTGGGGGGAGTGGCAGTGCTCCTGGTGGACGATGTGTGCACCAGTGGGGCGACGCTGGATGCCTGCGCCTCGGTTCTGAAGGGGGCTGGGGCAGGCCCCGTGTGGGGGCTCACCCTGGCGCGGGAGCCTCTGTAGCAGGGGGCGACGATGAGGAGGGAGCACCCTGGGTTTGTGGAAACCCTTGCTCAGATGACTTTGCTGTGCCTTTTTGTGGCGGTGCTGACGGGGGCCGTGGTGGTGGTTATCAAGGCGAACAGGCCGTCGGGGGTGGAGGTGCTCCTCCCCACGCCGACACCCCAGCCCACCCTGCAGGTGCACATAGCGGGTGCGGTGGCCAAGCCGGGGCGCTACATCCTCCCCCTGGGCGCACGGGTGGGGGACGCTTTGACCGCCGCCGGCGGCCCCTTGGAGGGGGCCGACCTGGAGCAGGTGAACCTGGCCCGTCCCCTATCCGACGGGGAGAAGGTAACCGTTCCCCTTGCAGGGCAAAAAGAGGGCGTCCTGGCACGGGAATCCCTGACCATGATGGAGAGGAATGCTCTGCTGGACCTGAATACGGCCGATGCCAGCGCCCTGGAGGCCCTGCCCGGCATCGGGCCGGTGCTGGCGCAGCGCATCGTGGAGTATCGGATGCGCTATGGCCCCTTCGCCCAGGTGGAGGACTTGCTGAAGGTGCAGGGTATCGGCCCCAAAATTCTGGAGCGCATTCGCCCCCTGGTTACGGTGAGGTGAGGTGTGGGGAGATGGGTGTGGGCGGGGGCGTGGGGTGCGGTGGGGTGGACGGCTGGGCTGG from Dehalococcoidia bacterium includes these protein-coding regions:
- the groES gene encoding co-chaperone GroES — translated: MPRQFQPLGDRVVVRPIEREEMTKSGIVLPETAKEKPQEGEVVAVGPGRLTDDGKRIPMELAVGDRVLFAKYAGTEFKEDGVEYLIIRESDILAKIKK
- a CDS encoding O-antigen ligase family protein encodes the protein MSSALSWAMRGGLALLLVMPLVVTFQTIFPYVVGKSLYARGLIEILVALWLVLVIWDRSYLPQRSWVLFAFYGYVLVALIAGALGVNWMRSLWSTYERMTGVWDLMHWFLLVVVASAVLRTPQQWRWLLNINLGVGLVLAVVALGQTVGVRLLPTVLPRCDVDATLGNPSYLGAVMSVMVLVAVGMLAQSFAPTTEDGTAPPPSPSPRRRRAHRPPQGASAQQRWGVLALRLFWGVTAVLCLLTLYQTGTRGGMLGLVAGAVAMPLGVLLLGNRKALKPLAVGGGALILGVMALFALDRSVGLPWALRCREATVGARAAGLAEGVRTGGAMANASLATRVLSAGYVLQAVRERPLLGWGPENYIVPFTRFVEPRFFQYGAEVFDQAHNKVLEELATKGIVGLLSYLALWGALVWAVVRRRRPPREEVLAYAILGALAGYFVQNLFLFDTPGMMLQWAILVGWVVAQERPPADTARPADDTPKPLLSSPLLRGGVAVLVGGALVFSLIFLNYRVFDSARYVVRAVAEPRPIGERLALAERGVETFPPLANLGRALVFEAFLSEWPRLPPEERMRVFTFIVTQGDQALQEDPRDFRILADLVYLLQMTAGAPEQVQQVEPLLQRLRHLGPGRLETHQLLANQELLKGNYEEALKIVDAFVAQAPTTANRFASIRRAAEEGLNNRQAQ
- the recF gene encoding DNA replication and repair protein RecF (All proteins in this family for which functions are known are DNA-binding proteins that assist the filamentation of RecA onto DNA for the initiation of recombination or recombinational repair.) gives rise to the protein MRLIHLSVRNIRTYRSLEVDFPRGLTLIWGANAQGKTNLLETVYLLALTKSPRTPHDQDLLSFWAAEEDGWGYVEGTFQRRNGGRLTMRVDLLLRPSGEGLRGTARPFQKQVRLNGVVCPASQAVGQAPMVLFQADDIDMVLGPPALRRRWLDILLSLTDRRYLLALQRYQRLLAHRNRLLKAGADPDQTAYWDKEVCTEGGRITAQRLSALQRLAPLIAAAYSGLAGMERVEVSYRWAGEGLVPLAPETIASTLARQMEALHPRERALGQTLVGPHRDDILLRLQGREASFASRGQARSLALALRLAEARFLEHTLHETPILLLDDALSELDVHRRRLLLEAVQGAEQVVLTSTQREEDLPAGCTRFRLEGGRLLPDA
- a CDS encoding double zinc ribbon domain-containing protein, whose protein sequence is MPLAQVWEAVVHLVAPARCVGCGRGGPLLCPLCLEASTPLKEPFCIRCAQPLRSLWQRMCGMCGHLQALDGVRAPYVLEGPIRRAVHAFKYRGIWSLGDVLGEFLLPTAQSMPVLPHVVVPVPLHARRLKERGYNQALLLARVVAQGLGIPLEEGMLVRRRASVPLAQLASARLRREAVRDAFACTRQGLGGVAVLLVDDVCTSGATLDACASVLKGAGAGPVWGLTLAREPL
- a CDS encoding helix-hairpin-helix domain-containing protein, giving the protein METLAQMTLLCLFVAVLTGAVVVVIKANRPSGVEVLLPTPTPQPTLQVHIAGAVAKPGRYILPLGARVGDALTAAGGPLEGADLEQVNLARPLSDGEKVTVPLAGQKEGVLARESLTMMERNALLDLNTADASALEALPGIGPVLAQRIVEYRMRYGPFAQVEDLLKVQGIGPKILERIRPLVTVR